ctcccgtaactgtccatgctggatctGTCCCCGCTGTTTAAAAATCAAGtacagaaagcaaaataaggcaTTAGCATGACAGCATCCAGCTAACCAGGCCTTTCTGGTGCACCAGCTACAAGAGAAGAGAAGCATCGCATACTCTGCTTCCCTTTATCGCTAACCTGCTGTCTGACTGTGAGATCAGGCTGATCTGGGCCCAGCTCTTTCACCTGTAGTTTCTCCGTCAAAGTTCTCTTCACAAACGGATCTTGGAGGAGAGATTTTACCGAGTTAGGGTTGGGTCTTAGAGGAGTAACGTAATTTTATGTGAATTTAGTGATCACACTCATCATTATCATGTACTTAAAATTACACTTGTAGAGGTCCTGACCTACTAGCAGTGGCTCACTTGGGGTATAAATAATCTCCCTTTTCGGATTAGATTTGAGGACGCTGACTGTCAAAATTTTATGTCATACGTTTATAAGTCCCTAacctggacattggatcattaacattactgcaatacttgaaataattgtgcaatattctgtgttaatactgctgtgcaatatactcttcagtttaaaattccctatttattgatatttattcatacttctattactgctgtgcaatatccaccgtctattataatcttaataggctatacttaacttgacagttcatgcactattacttactacgtgtattattacattgtattattataccgtacatacttatcatcaaccggtaaatccactttgtactttacacttattttaattttatacttatatccactttgtacttaatttatctgtcctgtattatagtgtattatattctgattgcttagaacttctgttcctgtgtgcactgacgtgatagtgagcagctgtagcaaaagaatttcccctcggggatcaataaagtatttctgattctgatatatctTTGGCGAAACTGCTACACAGACCCACCTCCTGTGGCCGATTCCTCCATCGCCCCAGAGCTGCtcagacatgcagacaggcgGAGGGGACGTGTAGGAAAAACATATATGTTGCACAGatgattttctatcatattttacacatattactggaTGCtctccatatttcaaacacacaaatattgacaatttgtttaatgtattattattagaagTAGTAATGGGTTTGTTTGTGGCTCAAGGAGGGCCCTCTATTAGCCAGCCACCACTGATaggttttcttttgttaaacTCAATGACTggagtttggtttgtgtttattcaccaCAGTCGATAATCTGAACAGACACCAGTTAACTATGATCTTTctgatactttaactacatgaAGCTGAGaagctctttttctttttcagtctgtgttttATTCTCAGCTACAAACATTTGATAAACATTCagactgcagtttattttaattcaaattcTTTAAAATGATTCCTGAACATTATTTCTCAAACTCAGGatgttactttgtttatttaaatccacagaaacaaaaatgacacaCGATTCAAAGTCCAGAAACTGACCGACTGTAAATATTCATGTTTACACACTGAACTCAGATAAATGCCAcactgcattctgggaaatCTCCCTCACAAGTTTATTTAACATCATGTGGTTTGATGATGTCAGTGTTTCCTgggctctgattggctcaggCGTTGCAGAGGTTGGTGTGGCAGCAGGTCCAACCGGGTCGAGAGCAGTTCTCCAGTGGAGTGCAGCCTTTTTCTCCGCTATCTGCAATAGCAAACAGGAAACGCATCATCAGAGCCTCCACACACGCCACAGAACAGGTTTTTAAATCCACATTGTGTCCTTACAAAGGTTCAGTCtataaatattcatttaatGTACTGATCTGATGGTCCAACGTCACCTTTATATCAAcaagtgaagaagaaaagatgaaacTGTCAAACCTGATTTATAATCTTTCAAATCATAGTTTGAAAGTTCCACATGAAGAACTTTAAAATCCAGAtttacacaaacatgtacaGGTGTGAATGTAGTTAAATCTCTCCTGTGGTCTTTTCTTAGAAAGAAATAAAGTTTCtgtttatattcagtgtttctcactaaAACATTAAAGATTCAAAACTGTATATCCATTTCAACAGAGTTGATAGTAATTTGGTTTGGAGAgttcacataaaacaaaaacagacagacacacacctgatgGACACAACTGACTGACACAACTGAAGGGCACCTGCACAGCTGCAGGGGTGTGTCCTTCATAGAATAGGAGCCTGTGTAAGCAGGTAGAGGACTCACCTCTCGTGTAGCAGGCCTGTTGGACTTTGCCGGCGCAATCCAGCAGCAGGTTGTTGACCATCAGGAAGTCCTCAGCGTAACACTTGATGGAAAACTGCTTAGCTGCAACACAAATACACCTGATCTGATCACATCTGAGACacacctgactgactgactgacatgttttactgtgtgtaaatgtagttattaatacctgaacacaaacactaaTACCTGGTCcactaatacttttacttaagtaaaatgtctttaaagtaaCAGTATATTTACTTGAGGATAATATTTTGGTACTCTTTCCAACCCTGGTTATCCCACATTCAGTTTAAAGAGttaaatgtgtgagtgtgtaattgTACCTGAGCagagcggcagcagcagcagcagcagcaggtaacCCTTCATGTTTCTGGTTTCACTCAACAAGCAGCAAAAACTGACGAGAAGAACAAAGCTGGACTTTTATgctctgctgacacacacacacacacacacacacacacacacacacacaacagtgaaCAGATAAGTAA
This region of Siniperca chuatsi isolate FFG_IHB_CAS linkage group LG11, ASM2008510v1, whole genome shotgun sequence genomic DNA includes:
- the wu:fj16a03 gene encoding uncharacterized protein wu:fj16a03 — translated: MKGYLLLLLLLPLCSAKQFSIKCYAEDFLMVNNLLLDCAGKVQQACYTRDSGEKGCTPLENCSRPGWTCCHTNLCNA